Below is a window of Leishmania panamensis strain MHOM/PA/94/PSC-1 chromosome 30 sequence DNA.
agtgtgcgtgcgccacgACTTGCCTGTGTCGTTGGCgtcgtgtgggtgcgtctATCAGCAGGCACACGCTTCGCTTGCTCTTTGGTGAATCGCCGAACACCGCACAGCGGTCACGCCAGCGCTAGCAGCACGACCGCGACCTCCTCAAATATCGGCATGTGCCGCCCCTCTGTGGAGGGTTACATTCAAGTTGTCCTAACCCACCCGCACTACCGGCGTCGCGGTCTCGCCTCATGGCTTCTGACGCACTGTTTGGCGCGCACGGAGGTGCCAGCCGGTGTGTTCGCCTCTGACGGGAGTGACGGTGTTGCCTATACCATCCAGCGGTGGCACCTGCACACGTTGGCGGTGGCACGGCGGGCAGAGAAGCGTccccacgacgacgacaaagCGACGAGAGGGTGGGCGCAAGATCGAatgcaaccgcagcagcaccgccaagATGCCAATCCTGGCAAGTCGGAGCGAGAGTGTAACGAGGAGGCGATTGTGGCCACGCTTGCCATGTATCGCCAGCTGGGATTTCATGAGCGGCGCTACCTTGCGCGGTACTACAGCGGTCAAAACGACGCGGTAGAGCTGATGAAGATGTGCTCGTGACCTTTTATTCATTTTGACGCTGCTCGCCCTATTTAGTCTGCCGACAGGCctggagagcggcgaggagggggtgtgTACCTCACATGATGCATGTGCGCGGCTCTTTCTCTGCA
It encodes the following:
- a CDS encoding hypothetical protein (TriTrypDB/GeneDB-style sysID: LpmP.30.1310), producing MRDAYPPPTATASLATQFSIYCLEKPKQTMREGDTAVPACKSAPTSSPSKANLASPLSYLDVVQQLDGGVEWSFAPYPPCSRAQLLQVHTYWVAIPNSATTETQRTIELKVNGGASEMPKDKESASTNSLEEAITAPRCSCGRDDRFPASSWPSVRAPRLACVVGVVWVRLSAGTRFACSLVNRRTPHSGHASASSTTATSSNIGMCRPSVEGYIQVVLTHPHYRRRGLASWLLTHCLARTEVPAGVFASDGSDGVAYTIQRWHLHTLAVARRAEKRPHDDDKATRGWAQDRMQPQQHRQDANPGKSERECNEEAIVATLAMYRQLGFHERRYLARYYSGQNDAVELMKMCS